From one Actinomyces sp. Marseille-P3109 genomic stretch:
- a CDS encoding glycoside hydrolase family 68 protein, with amino-acid sequence MTVTHTSFRARRRRLAAALAIGFLVAGTGTTALADETPSPEPSASAEASPEAGAGQQAGQAPAGQGQAGQADQQAAPGAAAQEANGFKADNPGWANATKHTGEAHGVDENYTAKWTRADAMQIQRVSNPNAPSGTNSMPEQYTMPEISNGFPATSDDVWVWDTWTLTDEAAHQISYNGWEIAFSLVADRHAGYTFDDRHTHARLGFFYRKAGTQTSSADGANSSNGGWIYGGHVFPDGASGSIFEDQSFTAQTEWSGSARLMEGNKIRMFYTSVAFYNGTTGGSGNNDGGQENNGSSKPYDPRIVQSEGRIHADENGVWLTGFRTQHQLLVPDGKYYQTREQNPGVNFRDPFTFRDQNNPSDPTEYMVFEGNSAFVREQQYVDAAAKAGQNTTLATCTEADLGYEKGDPKAETVESVNQRGAYYQLANVGLARAKNKAMTQWEYLPPLLSGNCVNDQTERPQIYFQDGKYYLFTISHRETYADGLQGPEGVYGFVGDGLRSDYKPLNQSTGIALGNPINLNFNPGKPYSPDFNQSPYTYQSYSHYVMPGGLVESFIDSIGGNKDGNPVRGGSLAPTVKINISGDTTSVDRTYGTNGLGGFGDVPADRARTNGGDTRPQRLK; translated from the coding sequence ATGACCGTGACACATACTTCGTTCCGCGCCCGTCGCAGACGACTGGCCGCGGCGCTGGCGATCGGGTTCCTGGTCGCCGGGACCGGAACCACCGCCCTCGCCGACGAGACCCCATCCCCAGAGCCCAGCGCCTCCGCCGAGGCCTCCCCCGAGGCGGGTGCCGGCCAGCAGGCCGGACAGGCCCCGGCCGGGCAGGGACAGGCCGGTCAGGCGGACCAGCAGGCCGCGCCGGGCGCCGCCGCGCAGGAAGCGAACGGATTCAAGGCCGACAACCCCGGCTGGGCCAACGCCACCAAGCACACCGGCGAGGCCCACGGGGTCGATGAGAACTACACGGCCAAGTGGACCCGCGCCGACGCCATGCAGATCCAGCGGGTCTCCAATCCCAATGCGCCGTCGGGCACCAATTCGATGCCCGAGCAGTACACGATGCCGGAGATCTCCAACGGCTTCCCGGCCACGAGCGACGACGTATGGGTATGGGACACCTGGACGCTGACCGATGAGGCGGCCCACCAGATCTCCTACAACGGATGGGAGATCGCCTTCTCCCTGGTGGCCGACCGGCACGCCGGCTACACCTTTGACGACCGCCACACCCACGCGCGCTTGGGCTTCTTCTACCGCAAGGCCGGCACGCAGACCTCCTCGGCCGACGGCGCGAACAGCTCCAACGGCGGCTGGATCTACGGCGGGCACGTCTTCCCCGACGGTGCCTCCGGCTCGATCTTCGAGGATCAGAGCTTCACGGCGCAGACCGAGTGGTCCGGTTCGGCCCGCCTCATGGAGGGCAACAAGATCCGCATGTTCTACACCTCGGTGGCCTTCTACAACGGCACCACCGGCGGCAGTGGGAACAACGACGGAGGCCAGGAGAACAACGGTTCCTCCAAGCCCTACGACCCGCGGATCGTGCAGTCCGAGGGACGCATCCACGCCGATGAGAACGGTGTGTGGCTCACCGGATTCCGCACCCAGCACCAGCTGCTCGTCCCGGACGGCAAGTACTACCAGACCCGCGAGCAGAACCCGGGCGTGAACTTCCGCGACCCCTTCACCTTCCGCGACCAGAACAACCCCTCCGACCCCACCGAGTACATGGTCTTCGAGGGCAACTCGGCGTTCGTGCGTGAGCAGCAGTACGTCGACGCCGCGGCCAAGGCCGGTCAGAACACGACCCTGGCCACGTGCACCGAGGCGGATCTCGGCTATGAGAAGGGCGATCCCAAGGCGGAGACGGTCGAGTCGGTCAACCAGCGCGGCGCCTACTATCAGCTGGCCAACGTGGGGCTGGCCCGCGCCAAGAACAAGGCGATGACCCAGTGGGAGTACCTGCCACCGCTGCTGAGCGGTAACTGCGTCAACGACCAGACCGAGCGGCCCCAGATCTACTTCCAGGACGGCAAGTACTACCTGTTCACGATCTCGCACCGGGAGACCTACGCCGACGGGCTCCAGGGCCCCGAGGGCGTCTACGGGTTCGTGGGCGACGGGCTGCGATCGGACTACAAGCCGCTCAACCAGAGCACGGGTATCGCGCTGGGCAACCCGATCAACCTCAACTTCAACCCGGGTAAGCCCTACTCGCCGGACTTCAACCAGAGTCCCTACACCTACCAGTCCTACTCGCACTATGTGATGCCCGGCGGCCTGGTGGAGTCCTTCATCGACTCCATCGGCGGCAACAAGGATGGCAACCCGGTGCGCGGGGGCTCACTGGCCCCGACGGTGAAGATCAACATCTCCGGGGACACCACCTCGGTGGACCGCACCTACGGCACCAACGGCCTGGGAGGGTTCGGCGACGTTCCCGCGGACCGGGCCCGGACCAACGGCGGTGACACCCGCCCGCAGCGCCTGAAGTAG